One genomic segment of Nerophis lumbriciformis linkage group LG20, RoL_Nlum_v2.1, whole genome shotgun sequence includes these proteins:
- the LOC133619330 gene encoding uncharacterized protein, translating into MRTHTGEKTFICSVCGKSFSQNRSLTRHMRTHTGEKPCTCSVCGKGFSQNSYLTKHMRTHTGEKPFSCSVCGNSFSQNSNLTQHMRTHTGEKTCNCSVCGKSFSQNSILTEHMRTHTGEKPFTCSVCDKSFCVKTNLIKHMRTHTGEKPFNCSVCGKSFSQNSCLTLHMRTHTGEKPFNCSVCGISFSQNRCLTHHMRIHTGEKPCTCSVCGKGFSQNSYMTKHMRTHTGEKPYSCSVCGNSFSQNSNLTEHMKTHIGEKTFNCSVCGKSFSGKTNLTKHMRTHTGEKSFSCSVCCKRFQHNADAVKHMRTHKGK; encoded by the coding sequence atgagaacacacacaggagaaaaaacatttatttgttcagtttgtggcaaaagcttttctcaaaatagatctttgactcgacacatgagaacacacacaggagaaaaaccatgtacttgttcagtttgtggcaaaggcttttctcaaaatagctatttgactaaacacatgagaacacacacaggtgaaaaaccatttagttgttcagtttgtggcaacagcttttctcaaaatagcaatctgactcaacacatgagaacacacacaggagaaaaaacatgtaattgttcagtttgtggcaaaagcttttctcaaaatagcattttgactgaacacatgagaacacacacaggagaaaaaccatttacgTGTTCAGTGTGTGACAAAAGCTTTTGTGTTAAGACCAATTTgattaaacacatgagaacacacacaggtgaaaaaccatttaattgttcagtttgtggcaaaagcttttctcaaaatagctgttTGActctacacatgagaacacacacaggtgaaaaaccatttaattgttcagtttgtggcataagcttttctcaaaatagatgTTTGACTcaccacatgagaatacacacaggagaaaaaccatgtacttgttcagtttgtggcaaaggcttttctcaaaatagctatatgactaaacacatgagaacacacacaggtgaaaaaccatatagttgttcagtttgtggcaacagcttttctcaaaatagcaatctgactgaacacatgaaaacacacatcggtgaaaaaacatttaattgttcagtttgtggcaaaagcttttctggtAAGACcaatttgactaaacacatgagaacacacactggagaaaaatcatttagttgttcagtgtgctgtaaaaggttccaacataatgcagacgcagtaaaacacatgagaacacacaagggaaaataa
- the LOC140679644 gene encoding uncharacterized protein: MGPREGECLLGREEADYIKFPLSILSVKTEDDEEKPQVNNLLAPLSDSEAEDEVEEPLSSDKDCEGDMRTHTDNKHSECSTKKRGETCLSCSVCAESFTQKSSLTRHMRTHTGEKTFICSVCGKSFSQNRSLTRHMRTHTGEKPCTCSVCGKSYSRKCGLTQHMRTHTGEKPCTCSVCGKGFSQNSYLTKHMRTHTGEKPFNCSVCGKSFSQNSCLTRHMRTHAGEKPCTCSVCGKGFSQNNYLTKHMRTHTGEKPFNCSVCGISFSQNICLTHHMRIHTGEKPCTCSVCGKGFSQNCYLTKHMRTHTGEKPFSCSVCGNSFCQNSYLTQHMRTHTGQKSFSCSVCCKRFSRNADAVKHMRTHKGK; encoded by the exons ATGGGCCCTAGA gagggagagtgtcttctaggacgagaggaagctgattacatcaagtttccactgagtattctctctgtgaagactgaagatgatgaagagaaaccacaagtaaacaacctcttagctccactatcagatagtgaggctgaagacgaggttgaagaacctctgagcagcgataaagactgtgaaggtgatatgaggactcacactgacaacaaacactctgaatgctctacaaagaagagaggtgaaacatgtttgagctgctcagtttgtgctgaaagttttactcaaaagagcagtttgactcgacacatgagaacacacacaggtgaaaaaacatttatttgttcagtttgtggcaaaagcttttctcaaaataggtctttgactcgacacatgagaacacacacaggagaaaaaccatgtacttgttcagtttgtggcaaaagctattCTCGAAAATGtggtttgactcaacacatgagaacacacacaggagaaaaaccatgtacttgttcagtttgtggcaaaggcttttctcaaaatagctatttgactaaacacatgagaacacacacaggtgaaaaaccatttaattgttcagtttgtggcaaaagcttttctcaaaatagctgtttgactcgacacatgagaacacacgcaggagaaaaaccatgtacttgttcagtttgtggcaaaggcttttctcaaaataactatttgactaaacacatgagaacacacacaggtgaaaaaccatttaattgttcagtttgtggcataagcttttctcaaaatatctGTTTGACTcaccacatgagaatacacacaggagaaaaaccatgtacttgttcagtttgtggcaaaggcttttctcaaaattgctatttgactaaacacatgagaacacacacaggtgaaaaaccatttagttgttcagtttgtggcaacagcttttgtcaaaatagctatttgactcaacacatgagaacacacactggacaaaaatcatttagttgttcagtgtgctgtaaaaggttctCACGTAATGCAGACGCAgtaaaacacatgagaacacacaagggaaaataa
- the LOC133619311 gene encoding uncharacterized protein has translation MRTHTDNKHSECSTKKRGETCLSCSVCAESFTKKSHLPRHMRTHTGEKPCTCSVCGKGFSQNSYLTKHMRTHTGEKPFSCSVCGKSFSQNSYLTKHMRTHTGAKPFSCSVCGNSFSQNSSLTRHMRTHTGEKPCNCSVCGKSFSRNSILTEHMRTHTGEKPYKCSVCDKSFCVKTNLTKHMRTHTGEKPFSCSVCGKSFSQNSYLTKHMRTHTGAKPFSCSVCGNSFSQNINLTVHMRTHTGEKTFIRSVCGKSFSQNSSLTRHMRTHTGEKPCNCSVCGKSFSRNSILTEHMRTHTGEKPYKCSVCDKSFCVKTNLTKHMRTHTGEKPFNCSVCGKSFSQNSYLTKHMRTHTGEKPFNCLVCGISFSQNSYMTKHMRTHTGEKSCNCSVCGKSFSVKSNLTEHMRTHTGEKPFNCSVCGKSFSGKSNLTKHMRTHAGEKPFSCSVCCKRFQHNADAVKHTRTHKGK, from the coding sequence atgaggactcacactgacaacaaacactctgaatgctctacaaagaagagaggtgaaacatgtttgagctgctcagtttgtgctgaaagttttactaaaaagagccatttgcctcgacacatgagaacacacacaggtgaaaaaccatgtacttgttcagtttgtggcaaaggcttttctcaaaatagctatttgactaaacacatgagaacacacacaggtgaaaaaccatttagttgttcagtttgtggcaaaagcttttctcaaaatagctatttgactaaacacatgagaacacacacaggtgcaaaaccgtttagttgttcagtttgtggcaacagcttttctcaaaatagctctttgactcgacacatgagaacacacacaggagaaaaaccatgtaattgttcagtttgtggcaaaagcttttctcgaaatagcattttgactgaacacatgagaacacacacaggagaaaaaccatataAGTGTTCAGTGTGTGACAAAAGCTTTTGTGTTAAGACcaatttgactaaacacatgagaacacacacaggtgaaaaaccatttagttgttcagtttgtggcaaaagcttttctcaaaatagctatttgactaaacacatgagaacacacacaggtgcaaaaccgtttagttgttcagtttgtggcaacagcttttctcaaaatatcaATCTGACTGTacatatgagaacacacacaggagaaaaaacatttattcgttcagtttgtggcaaaagcttttctcaaaatagctctttgactcgacacatgagaacacacacaggagaaaaaccatgtaattgttcagtttgtggcaaaagcttttctcgaaatagcattttgactgaacacatgagaacacacacaggagaaaaaccatataAGTGTTCAGTGTGTGACAAAAGCTTTTGTGTTAAGACcaatttgactaaacacatgagaacacacacaggtgaaaaaccatttaattgttcagtttgtggcaaaagcttttctcaaaatagctatttgactaaacacatgagaacacacacaggtgaaaaaccatttaattgtttagTTTGCGGcataagcttttctcaaaatagctatatgactaaacacatgagaacacacacaggagaaaaatcatgtaattgttcagtttgtggcaaaagcttttctgttaagagtaatttgactgaacacatgagaacacacacaggtgaaaaaccatttaattgttcagtttgtggcaaaagcttttctggtAAGAGcaatttgactaaacacatgagaacacacgctggagaaaaaccatttagttgttcagtgtgctgtaaaaggttccaacataatgcagacgcagtaaaacacacaagaacacacaagggaaaataa